A stretch of DNA from Nitrospirota bacterium:
CAGGGTATCCCCGTAAGCAATCTTCCGATCAGCAGTTTCTTTTGCACTTACTGATGCAGGAATATTGTCTGATGCACGCTGACATGCGGAGTTTGCCAAAAGGAGGGGGAGAATAAGTGTTACTAAGATCCTATGTGATATTGAAAGTTTTTTCACCTGACTAAGCGAACCTCTTCTTTCTGCGTTTAGGAGAAAAAACCAGGGAAACAAAGAACATGAATGAAACAAAGAGCACAGTAGTCGCTCCTGAAGGGAGGTCAAGCCAGTAGGAGAGAAAAACACCTCCAACGGAAGACCCTATCCCTATCACTGCTGAATAAAAAAACATTCTTAACATACTATAAGTCAGCTGATATGCTGCAGCTGCCGGCGTAACTATCAATGCAAACACCAGGATGGCGCCTACAGATTTCAGGGAGATCACGATTGTCATGGCTATCATTGTAAGGAGGAGAAAGGAGAGCCATCCTGCAGGGATGCCGCTCGCCCTGGCCAATTCTTCATCAAACGTAATAAAGTGGAATTCTTTGAAAAAGATATAGACCAGAGAAAGGACCACCAGGCCGAGGATAAGTATAACGGCCAAGTCCCCCTTTGTCACAGACAGTATACTCCCGAAAAGATAACCATAA
This window harbors:
- a CDS encoding metal ABC transporter permease translates to MIEMLSYEFIQRAIIASVIIGLVCSIIGVFVILRKLTFIGAGTSHAAFAGVTLGYLINLNPLYFAIVFSLLTVWIVGYLNRMGYLKLDASVGIFYSLTMALAVLFIGLMKVYNAEVYGYLFGSILSVTKGDLAVILILGLVVLSLVYIFFKEFHFITFDEELARASGIPAGWLSFLLLTMIAMTIVISLKSVGAILVFALIVTPAAAAYQLTYSMLRMFFYSAVIGIGSSVGGVFLSYWLDLPSGATTVLFVSFMFFVSLVFSPKRRKKRFA